One window from the genome of Gambusia affinis linkage group LG14, SWU_Gaff_1.0, whole genome shotgun sequence encodes:
- the LOC122843368 gene encoding lactose-binding lectin l-2-like, which yields MTADKPFQDCKSFQTKTLQNSNMLLLVFLFGLALAAEPPSGGQEVKLLRGDCPMFWYSFKGRCYKYVASRMTWGEAEVHCLSEGGNLVSIRSLDEHNFVNNLIKNFDPTRSGTWIGLSDVHKEGAWMWSDGSKYKFSLWAPGEPNNYGGTENCGHTNAGSIPDYYWNDHLCSYKRAFVCASRINCC from the coding sequence ATGACTGCAGACAAACCCTTTCAAGACTGTAAATCCTTCCAGACTAAAACTCTTCAGAACTCCAACATGTTGCTGCTGGTTTTCCTGTTTGGTCTGGCTCTGGCTGCTGAACCTCCTTCAGGTGGACAGGAAGTGAAGCTGCTGCGTGGCGACTGTCCAATGTTCTGGTACAGCTTCAAAGGCCGCTGCTACAAGTATGTTGCCTCGCGCATGACCTGGGGTGAAGCAGAGGTCCACTGTTTATCAGAGGGAGGCAACTTAGTGTCCATCCGCAGTCTGGATGAACACAATTTTGTCAATAACCTGATCAAGAACTTTGATCCTACTCGGTCAGGGACCTGGATTGGACTCAGTGATGTTCATAAGGAAGGAGCGTGGATGTGGTCCGACGGGTCCAAATATAAATTCTCCCTTTGGGCTCCTGGTGAGCCTAACAATTATGGAGGAACAGAAAACTGTGGTCACACCAATGCTGGTTCGATTCCGGACTATTACTGGAATGATCATTTGTGCTCGTACAAACGAGCTTTTGTTTGTGCATCTCGTATAAATTGCTGTTAG
- the LOC122843379 gene encoding galactose-specific lectin nattectin-like produces MMWFLFLFGLALAAEPPADGQELKLVRGGCPLFWFSFEGRCYKYFGSRMTWGEAELQCVSEGANLVSIHSLNEHNFVNLLIENFDPTRSRTWIGLTDIHKEGGWIWSDGSKHKFSLWTSGQPDNGGGNEHCVHTNYGSNFYWNDHLCSNKYAFVCAARTVCP; encoded by the coding sequence ATGATGTggttcctcttcctgtttggtCTGGCTCTGGCCGCTGAGCCTCCTGCTGATGGTCAGGAACTGAAGCTGGTGCGTGGCGGCTGTCCCTTGTTCTGGTTCAGCTTCGAGGGTCGCTGCTACAAGTACTTTGGCTCAAGGATGACCTGGGGAGAAGCAGAGCTCCAGTGTGTGTCAGAGGGAGCCAACCTGGTTTCCATCCACAGTCTAAATGAACACAATTTTGTCAATTTGCTGATCGAGAACTTTGATCCTACTCGGTCACGGACCTGGATTGGACTCACTGATATCCATAAGGAAGGAGGGTGGATATGGTCCGATGGGTCTAAACACAAATTTTCCCTTTGGACTTCTGGACAGCCTGACAATGGTGGTGGAAATGAACACTGTGTTCACACCAACTATGGAAGCAATTTTTACTGGAATGATCATTTGTGCTCaaataaatatgcttttgtGTGTGCAGCTCGCACAGTTTGTCCCTAg